The Denticeps clupeoides chromosome 4, fDenClu1.1, whole genome shotgun sequence genome segment tacAATATTAAAATTCCCCCATGTATGTGACCGCATCTTTTTTACCTCTGACATCACAGTTATCAAATTCAGAGAACAATAAGTTTAAATGAATGAAGTTGTATGAATTGCCCTTTTAAATACCTGCACATAAGGcctgtttttatatttaagtaATGCACGAGAGGGTTTTGTCAAATGCCAGTTTTCTCATACTGTAATCATATTTCATGAAGATGCATCAGTGTAATTTAGATcaagaaaatatttaatgaaatctgtcatttgtaaatatttgtatgACTTTTGCTTATCAAAATTAAAAGTATTCAGAACATGGAATCATTCTTAATAATTGTGAGAGAAATTTCTTCACTCCATAGATAAATACAATAAGCTGAAGTCATTCACAAGTTCTTTCTTCATCGGTTCCTGTTAGGGGTCGCCGGAGGGCTCAGCCAGCCTGGTTGTCTGCACAATTGACCTGCAAAAGTTTTACGCAGCATGCCCTTCCTGaggcaaccctccccatttaccagGGTGGGACCTTCACCAAGAAAAACATGCATCCCCACTGACTGGGTTTGAGGTCATTCACAATTAATAATTATGAATTACTTCTGTGAAGTAATTCATTAGTTATTTTATCACAATATCAAttaagtggtggtagtagcctagtgggtaacacactcacctatgaaccagaagacccaggttcaaatcctgcttactaccattgtgtccctgagcaagacacttaaccctaagttgctccagggggactgtccctgtaactactgattgtaagtcgccctggataagggcgtctgataaatgctgtaaatgtaaaatgaagtaAATTTTAATACAGTCACTTAATCAAGTACAGACAGTGTtgaattcaccttagttaggctgtcctagttagggccACTGTTACACAAATGTACCACTATAACCagatatttctgtaccagttgtacaatgtcactgtctgccactgcttctgtttgttctctctgaggaaCTGAATCAAGACCACCTCCAGtccaatgatgagaccaccagagggatcATGGTTCCTGGCAATGAGCTGCTGACGAGACAACCCAGCATGAAACGTACCAGACAGGCACCATCACGTACCAGCTAAAGCTGGCACTTCAAatagaccagtagcatcataatggacacacaatgtacaccatgacactgaactAAATCACTGTCCAATACCTTTAAAAATTGACATGTGCTCTATACTGCACTCTATACTGTCccaccactacacctgttggactATTTTTTCTTAGACAAATCATTACCGGCCCCACACTGaaaccaattgcaggctcactctaccctggaagggcgtccctctcatCCCTCATCTCGtcccttcccaaggtttctccccttttttgggggagtttttccttgtgtacagaagggtaaagtgggggtgtcaactgcagggtctgtcaaagctttttgagacatactgtatgagaTAATGGGttgaataagaaataaatgttgttgttcatGTATTTGAGTAAATTGTCAGATTGTCTGAATTTTCTTCTCAACCTCTTGCAAATATAACACAAAGTGATTGAGttttgtgattgtgatgcacagcacagtacatgatgattatttcattcattcatttactgtTCATATATTTGGTTTAATCACATCAATATCTACACACTTCATGCTTGACCATGTGGATAATTTGCCAATTCAGAAATGAGTTCATAATGCAATATTTCCCAAGCCTTTCCTGCCATTATGTTTTCACTCCCACCATATCTTACTTAAGTCTATAGTCTAGCAATGAATATGGCAGGTTCACAGTAATGAAAACACTTCGGAAGGCTGTCCTGGGAATAAAAATGGTATACAGTGGATTTCACAAAGTATCTGGACATTTCAGCTCAACACTGGCAGGtgaatatttcaacatttcCACTGATCAGGCAGTGGAATAAAATCACTGTGGTAAGGATTCGGTTTTTTACACTGttaaaactgacaaaaagaagACCTGTTGCTTGTgaattaattatgaaataacTAGATACATGTCGACTAATGTCAAAGTGTATTGTAATGGATGCGTCTAATGGACGTTCTCTAATTATTCGTGAGGAAATCGAACAAAAATATGCCGTGTCCGGTGTCCTCTGGGTGTCTATTATATCTTATAAAAAATATGGTAAGTTTTAAAAACCTGCGGTAGGGAAAAAATACGGCACGTTTTCTTACAAACGGGTACTTCCGGTCGCGCAGGGAAATCACGAGCGTCTGTTTTTTGCGAGGCCTCCCCTGCCGAATAGTGCTGCCCGCGGAGCCCACTGCGCATGCCCGGGAAATGGAGAGCGAAGTGGGCCAAGTGTTTTGAGTTGAATCCCGTGTGCAGATTCGGGCTGAGGCGCCCAGCGACGCGGGTAGTGGCTCCCGGGGTGAAATTACAAAACCACGCGGCGCCGAGAGCGACCGTAAGCCCGGCCGCCCCGCGGGCCAGGAAACGGACTTTATCCTGCCGAGAGGGCCGGAGACGGACCGGGGTTTCCGCGGAGCCAGGGAGACGGGGCCTGCTGACCCACGTTCGAGCTGAGAGCGCAGCGCGGCGGGCCTCGCCGCCTCCGCATGGGCGCGAAAGGCTGAAGTCGGCGCGGCGCGGCTCTCCGACCTTCTTCCTCCCGCCGCGGCCACGACCGAAGGTGGGTTCGTGTCAGGCTTCGTGCTGCACGCGTGACAGCTCCGGGTCCGACCTCCGTTCGGCTCACGCCGGACGCACGCTGCGCGAGTTAGACCTGTCACACAGATTTAACTCGTTCGAGCGCAACCTGGCTCTTTCGCCGTTTGCGAGCAGCTTTGCGAGCCGCGCTGGTTGTAGGGAGCCGAGTACCTGCAGCCCGCTGAGAGACCAAGTTCCCGCCTCGTGGCCAGCTGTGTCAAACTTGAACCTTCGGCTCACTCCGAGTCCCCGTAGCTGCTTTAACCTGGGGCGCTGGGGGAAAGAAACCCGCTCCCACAAGCACGCTTCCTTCCTGTAGATGGTAACATCGTGCCGGCTGCTCTCTCCAACTTCTGTTTGGCCCCATTTGTTAGGTTGTTTTCTGCAAGAAGAGGAACTGTGTCGTTTTGCCCTCGTCTCTGTGGATCGCAGCGGACTGTCCAGCCTTGACCTTCTGAGACAAGAAGTGCTTCACTATCTGGGTACAGCAGCTGCCTAGAGgtatgcaacacacacacacaccacactaaATTGCATTATATAGAAAAGTGataaacggtgcacacagtgaaatttgtcctctgcatttaacccatcacgcttggtgatgccatgacaggcgcccggggagcagtgtgtggggacggtgcattgctcagtggcacctcagcggatcaggattcggaccggcaaccttctgattatggggccacttccttaatcgctaggccatgATGTCCATGGCACTAACATAATTCTTTttcctgttgtgtttttgtgctttgGTAGCGAACACTTCAGCATCCTTGATTCTTGCACTTAacttttaagtgtttttttttttttttttttcaagccttAGTCgacttatttatttcagtaacaGTATAATTGTGTCTGACCAATCACTCtaagcagaagaaagaaagcTATGGGGAAATACTGTAAGTTgccagatttattaataaagtcaGGCCAGTTTATGATGATGGTGCGTTGGTGCAACAGGTCACATTTAATCACCAGGCCCTGTGCAGTATGTTCAAATGATTGCTTTttgcaattatttttcttttttttttttaagaatgttaAAGTGTTCTCTGTCCCCATCCAGGCTCTGCTCCCAATGTCTTCCTCACGCCTCAAGAGTCTTCATCCACTACGGCAACCCTGAAACGGTTCCAAAATGTCAAGTATAGACAGGTATCTATTGTATCTATATTTGGGACACTTCAGACACACACTGATTATAACATCTGGTTTTAGGGCCTAATTGAGAATCATGGGATAGATAATTAATTACATTGATTAATGCATGTACATGGAGTGGACAGtttcaatattttcatttttgttcattattattatcgATACTCATGCTCATTATATAAAGCTGACTGGATTTTTCGGGTATATTACTGTAGCCAGtgtaaatattgtttatttttaacattattttaggGACGATCTGTTGGATGGGTTGATGGAGGAAGATGAGAAAGACAAGGCAAAGCGGTGAGTAACTTGCTCCCGCAGAAAGTGTCCTTTTTTGATGATGAAATGATGATGACTttttaatggtttaaaacaaaattagAGTTTCCAGAAACAAATCAGAGAAGAAGCGCAGAGACCAGTTCAATGTGCTCATCAAGGAGCTTGGAACCATGCTTCCTGGCAACACCCGGAAGATGGACAAGTCCACCATCTTGCAGAAGAGCATTGATTTCCTGCGTAAGCACAAAGGTAGGACTGCTCCTGCTTCTCtggtgatgtgatgtgatgtgatgtggcTGAAATGACTGCAGAataacacactgctcctgtgTTCCTGTGCATCTGCCAGAGATTGCAGTGCAGTCTGAATCCAGTGAAATCCGACAGGACTGGAAACCGCCGTTCCTCAGCAATGAGGAGTTTACGCAGCTCATGCTGGAGGTGAGAAGCGCAAcgttcattatttattttgtgatataGAATTTTATGTTATCTCCTGAACTAATGTTGTGTCCTAAACTAACAACATTGCCAGGCTCTGGATGGTTTCTTTCTAGCAATAATGACTGATGGGAACATCATCTACGTCTCCGACAGTGTTACTTCCTTACTGGAACACCTCCCTGTGAGTCTTTTATTAACAACCACAAAATAAATAGATCAGAATATCTGGAACATGAACTGAACTGAGGAGCCTGGTTgtgatttctttgttttttagtCCGACCTGGTGGACCAGAACCTGTTGAACTTCCTGCCCATGGGGGAACACTCAGAGGTTTACAAAGCTCTATCTTCCCATCCCGAAGGGGAAAACCTAAGCCCAGAGTACCTCAAGAGTAAGTACTTGTTCTGATACAGTTGTTCAAACCTTAAGTCAATCCTTGACTTAAGGATTGAGGTCCTGAAGCATACACTGTGTAGTTTGATCCATATTGTATTGGCCATAAAGTCAGCTTTCTATTACCTGTCAGAAAATCATATGCTTTTCTTCACTATGTATTTAAGCCAAGAACCAGATGGAGTTTTGCTGTCATATGCTACGGGGCAACATGGACCCCAGAGAGCCACAGGTGTACGAATATGTTAAGTTCATTGGTAACTTCAGATCTCTGAATAATGGTGAGTGAATTATGTATATTTCAGACATATGTTTCAGCAAGGACCCTCTGTATGTAGGTATGAGAGAAATAACTAAtcagttttgtatttttaaaaccatgcaGTGCCTCAGGCAACACGAAACGGTTTAGAGGGGGTGCTGCAGCGTTCATTGCGACCAGCATTTGATGACCAAGTCTGTTTTGTAGCAACAGTGAGGTTGGCCAAGCCTCAGTTTATCAAGGTGAGAAGCAGTTTGTACAtacagtgtgtacaatgtaactccaagtcaatcacacttctgtgaaatccaTCCAACTGTCTAtctaggaagcaacactgattgacaagcaatttcacatgctgttgtgcaaatggaatagacaacaggagGAAATTATAGTCAATTAGCAAGACATAAATTGAgcaatttacattcacagcatttgtcagatggccttatccagaacgacttgcaatcagtagttacagggacagtcccccccctggagcaacttagggttaagtgtcttggacacgatggtagtaagtgggatttgaacctgagacttctggttcataggcgagtgtgttacccactaggctactaccacaaccaACTACCACAATGTATATACATAGATCTTCACATAGACTGAAATTTAATTCATGCCTGGctgtcaattaaaaaatataacaaatgaATCACTCATTTTGCAAGTAATCACAAGGAATTCTCAAAActaaaatgcatatttgaaaCATAGATAAGTGTGGGAAAGTGGCTCAGGTGCGTAGACTCAGACTGACAATACATTAAATTGTAATTAGCTTGTGTCTGTCTTTATGTAAGGATTGAATTGGAATGTTAGGATGAATTTGTCTtccatgtcataggtcagacctaATCAGGAAGTAAATCAAGTGCTGCTATGCTGTGTGTAAAACAAATGCTAATTTCTGTGTGTGACATGTTTTAATTAGGAGATGTGTACAGTGGAGGAGCCCAATGAGGAGTTCACCTCCAGACACAGCCTGGAGTGGAAGTTTCTCTTCCTGGATCACAGGTGGGTGGCAGATTATTTTCAGTgtgtacaaaatgaaaaatttttggatgcgttttttttttgttttttttttttgcatcaattAGCAACCCAGTATCCATTTTTGCATATTACTTGCATATTGAACGTCTTTGGAACATAGTCGGAATGCATGTTAAAATTTGGtttatgttttgttgtttcaggGCTCCTCCTATCATAGGATACTTGCCTTTTGAGGTTTTGGGCACATCAGGATATGACTATTATCACGTGGATGATCTTGAGAACCTGGCCAAGTGCCATGAACACTGTGAGTAAGGCAaaacttacttttttttttttttattatttatttaggccTTATatgtcccctaattctgtatctgaagtctctttctgaaattcggCCTTGGTGCAGTATTACAGCCACCTTTaaccagtcacacaatgagatttccccaggacagcCATTTTGGtctgtgtagctttaaatgcaaatgaggaggagagatgcgggacagcggcctatagaagtgagcagacATTCgtggaagtgacgtcatcaacaccattcaccacccACAATTTTGgtcacagacaggaagtcgtgtctgcatttttccaggaaaaaataacttttaaatgaacaaacgattcaaattaaagtaaaattaaCCCAATAAAATTGACAATACATctatgctcatttttacatccaatcacagagcaattTCGATGGAAGCCATGACTGCAGGTAGAGATGATgttttatgggaggggtgggaaactCTTTGAGGTTGACTCATTATAAAGGGAAAAGGGggtaacctttctccttatgatgacttaaggggacaaattccagatccggctgtctgaacagcgaagcagaatggccaaagcagacACCTATCACCCTTTTtagtcactgcaggaccatagaccgaCTAGGGGAagtcatattaatgttaaaatctctaaagtgaaattttcatgatagcgGACctttaatttacacacacaaagaaaatctGGCTCTGGACCCATCACAGCATCACAGACATGCATATTGCTCAATCATacaacttttctttttcttttattctttttttcttttgaacgATTAGCAACCCAGTATTGGACAATTAATTAGTCTTACATTCTTTCCCCATTTTAATATCTTCTCTCCCAGTGATGCAGTATGGGAAAGGGAAGTCCTGCTACTATCGTTTCCTGACCAAAGGCCAGCAGTGGATCTGGCTACAGACTCAGTACTACATCACCTATCACCAGTGGAACTCCAGACCAGAGTTCATAGTCTGTACACACACAGTGGTCAGGTGTGAAGAACAGACACTTACACATACAGACAGAATGTCACGTATTTATGTTTTAAGGCCTTTTTGACACTCCTCCTTTCTGTCTGCCTCTCACTCAGCTATGCTGAGGTGAGGGCTGAACACCGTCGGGCAATGGGCATTGAAGATTCTGCTCCTGAAATGTTAGCCGACAAGGTGAGGTATCAGTAGTTGATTTGAAATTACAGTCAGATCATTAAATGCCTTTTATTTTGTAGGAAACACAGTACacgaacaaaatatcacagtcCTTTAAACATGCAGCATTaactctgttttattttttgaagaGTCAGGACTCGGGGTCTGAAACACAGCTCAACACTTCCAGCCTGAAGGAAGCACTAGAGCGTTTCAACCACAGCCGTACACCCTCCACCTCTTCACGCAGTTCCAGAAAATCATCTCACACAGCTGTCTCTGACAACACTTGTACATGTGCGTACCACATTATCtctcagacattttaaaataaaatccgCTCTTGAGTCTTGTGCCTTTATACCAGCAGGGTGTTTATGTGACCATTTGTGTGTCTTTCAGCCACTCCTTCCAAACTCCAAATGGACACAAGCACACCACCACAGCCATCTGGAACTTCAACAGTGGAGATGGTCTCGCAGCGGCGCTCCTCCACCAGTAGCCAGGTGAGCTTCGGGgtaaagagatttttttaaaggggtATCAATGGGTTTACTAGAACAGCTTTTAAATGTGATGTTTTAGAAAtttggtgttaatttctcatcTATTCCTGTTACTGCAGTCCATGAGCTCCCAAGCCACAGCGCAAAACTCAGCTCCACAGATCAtcacccagcagcagcaggcaccCTCACAAGTTCAACCAAACCCACAGGTGAGACTGTGCTGGGGAGACAGAGAGTTTCTCATTCCTGCTCATGTCAGAATGTGTACACTCTAAACATCCATTACTTAGTTTCATGAGTTGCGAATAAGGAATGTGGCTGATTGACAGTCAGGGTCGTAGCACTCAGATGCCTGATCATCTCTTATTTTGGAGGTTGCTCAAGGTTGTTAGACTCATTGAAGGTTGTGCTGAAGTTGCATGCCTATGGGAATATAGCCTCAAAATTATATTGTGATGTTTAATGTAATAGTGACATTATATAGTAGCTGCAAATGAGCTATTCCCCAAAGTGCTAGAAACTGCAACACTTAgcagtttagacattaatggctgtgttttGGTTTTGAGGCCAAAGCAACTTTAGTTATTCAAGCTGTACACTGTGTTGGTTATTATAAGTAAAAAATCGGTTATTATAAGTAAATAAGCCATTGCACATAAAAGATGCTTGTTCCAAAGTGCAATTTATACTGTTATGGCACTgtagagacatacacacaaaaactgtCCCATTGGTCtgtcaagaaaaaaattcacccTAACCCTACATCATTGTATGTATTTTCATCATGATCACGTTATACGTTACAAGACTTGATTTAGGTTTGCAGCACTTATCAGATTCctttattcagagtgacttgtagttacagggaccgtcccactggagcaactcatGGTTAAGCATCTTGCTCATGAATACAGTGGGAGTAGGTTTTGAACCTTTTTACTTTGTGATCGTGtggtgtgttatccactagggtactaccactcTAGAATAGATTTCTTGTCTGACCCCATGCAGCATGTTGTCCTAACTTTTCCCGTCCTTGTGTAGTTCACGGCTCAAATCAATGCTATGCAGCACTTGAAAGAGCAGCTGGAGCAGCGCACGCGTATGATCGAGGCCAACATCCATAAACAGCAGGAGGAGCTGCGGCAAATTCAAGACCAGCTTCAACGCGTGCAGGGCCAGGGCCTGCAGGGCCAGGGCCTGCAGGTACAGCTCACCCTACCAATACATCACAAATAGTGAAGTGGTATCTTTTAATCTGGTGCCTGCCGGTCACTAAGGGCGAttgttttaaatgcagaggacacatttcactatgtgcaccgtgtgctgtgctgctgtgtatcacaatgacaatcacttcacagtcATATTCAAATATGTGCTTTATGTGTAGTCCTGAGTCCATGTCTTGCGATACAAATTACTTGCTAATCTAATTAGTAAATGAGTCAGCAGTAGCTCCTTAAAAGCAGGCTTTTAATGTTGAGTCACTCTTTGATGAAATCCACTTATTTAACTAATGCTGCTCTGACTCATTTGCTGCCCACTTCAGATGTTTCTTCAGCAGCCAGGGTCAGGAGTGAATGTCCAGCTATCTCAGGTAGGGGCCACAGTGTTGGGGACTGGCTCACAGACCGGAGTCTTGACCATTCAGGGCCAGCAGGACGTCCAAAGCTCCGACCATACAGGAAGTCAGCATGCCCTCCAGCAGCAACagggtcctcctcctcctcctcctcagcagcATCAACAGCAGCAGAGCTTACAAAACTCCAGCCATCCACAGGTCAGCCACACCCCTTGCATATGCCAGTGTGACTTTTcacatcattattttatttgtttattgtttttggggtgattttattgagtcgtTCTTATTGACTAATCCAGATGTTCCAGAAGTCAATCTGGTCAAGTTATTCAGTCCATGGCACTAAATCTGTTGTGCACTAAATCTGCCCATTCCCCAGAGGGTGTCACAGAATGCCTTGCCCACTCCACTCTACAACACCATGATGATCACACAGCCCTCCTCTACCAACGTTTTGCCCATCCCCAGCACCATGGCACACAGCAGTAACCAGGGGAATGCCATTACCAGTTTCAGCCCGGACCGGCAGATCAGGTACACACTGACCTCCGCTGTGATCTGTGGATTAAATGTGAACATgtaatttacacattttaaggCCTAAAATCCTCTATCTCCCACTTTTTCCCCACTCCATTCCCAGGTTTCAAGCAGGTCAACAGTTGGTCACCAAACTGGTGACCCCGATGGCATGTGGTGCAGTCATGGTTCCTACAACCATGTTTATGGGGCAGGTGGTGACTGCCTACAGTCCATTTGCCCAGCAAGGTCAGGCGCAGGCGATCACACTACAGTCACAGGCCCAAGCTCAGGTGGACATGCAGGCGCAGGCGACCTCGGTGCAGTCCATGCAACCTGGTTCcacacagcagcaacagcagcagcaggcgcaGTTCTTACAGGTGACCAGCATGGGGTCAAAGAGCGAAATATTTCACACGTTTACTATGTTGCTGTGATAATCTTACAGCACAGGggaaaaatggggaaaaaaatccgtATATCAGTAACCTATGGTGAATAGACGCTCGAACATTACAGGTTTCCTATGCTCTGTGGTTCAGCTACATATAtctgatttattgatttgttttaaaggctaatttctctttctctgtgttaGGGAACTCGTTTGCTTCACAGCAACCAGTCTACACAGCTTATTCTGCAAGCAGCTTTTCCAATTCAGCAGCAGGGCAGCACATTTACCACAgcgcaacaacaacaacaacaacagcagcagcagcagcggcatcAACAGCGGCAGCAGAAACCccagacacaaaaacagcagaaatcTCACAGGACTGACAGCTCCAGTACCCAGTCACAGTAGTCATGGCATTCAGCAACCAATCAGACCTCATTTTTGTTGGCTGCGGGTGTGGTTACCTAAtgtgattttgtatttttttttattttttttttattttatttttttctcattattattttttggaatCTCAGAATTGCAGCTGGACCACATAGGTGCTAATGATCTCTTTGGGTCATTGCAACTACAGAACTTGTAACCTGTACCCTGGTGACCAGAGCATTCACACCAGCGATGCCTCTCTGCGGAATGGAactcaccatggcaacagtaaGATCAAGTAATGTACTCACAAAAATTCCAGGGTTCTAACGGTTGTCCTGGCCATCCAGCAGGATCTTTCACACTATAAACAAGCTCCTCAATTATTATCTATTTTTTCTAATAGTTATTTATTCACAGAGAACCAACAATAAGCAAAGAGACTGTTAGTCATAACTCTGTACACACAGAGTGAAGGACTGAACTAGTCacagacttacaatcattatATTACTGTACAGTCATTCATGTAATATAACCTGTAAATATCAAAACCAGAACAAACAGAAGAACTGAATATTTTATAACGTGCATGACGTGTAAGACTTTTATTCCTGTCTTtggtttaataataatactttttttttttttatttctagtcTTATGTTAAAGGgcagaaaagatttattaatgCTAAGGTTAAACCTTTTGTCTAATGCTCCTCAGACAAGT includes the following:
- the clockb gene encoding clock circadian regulator b translates to MSSIDRDDLLDGLMEEDEKDKAKRVSRNKSEKKRRDQFNVLIKELGTMLPGNTRKMDKSTILQKSIDFLRKHKEIAVQSESSEIRQDWKPPFLSNEEFTQLMLEALDGFFLAIMTDGNIIYVSDSVTSLLEHLPSDLVDQNLLNFLPMGEHSEVYKALSSHPEGENLSPEYLKTKNQMEFCCHMLRGNMDPREPQVYEYVKFIGNFRSLNNVPQATRNGLEGVLQRSLRPAFDDQVCFVATVRLAKPQFIKEMCTVEEPNEEFTSRHSLEWKFLFLDHRAPPIIGYLPFEVLGTSGYDYYHVDDLENLAKCHEHLMQYGKGKSCYYRFLTKGQQWIWLQTQYYITYHQWNSRPEFIVCTHTVVSYAEVRAEHRRAMGIEDSAPEMLADKSQDSGSETQLNTSSLKEALERFNHSRTPSTSSRSSRKSSHTAVSDNTCTSTPSKLQMDTSTPPQPSGTSTVEMVSQRRSSTSSQSMSSQATAQNSAPQIITQQQQAPSQVQPNPQFTAQINAMQHLKEQLEQRTRMIEANIHKQQEELRQIQDQLQRVQGQGLQGQGLQMFLQQPGSGVNVQLSQVGATVLGTGSQTGVLTIQGQQDVQSSDHTGSQHALQQQQGPPPPPPQQHQQQQSLQNSSHPQRVSQNALPTPLYNTMMITQPSSTNVLPIPSTMAHSSNQGNAITSFSPDRQIRFQAGQQLVTKLVTPMACGAVMVPTTMFMGQVVTAYSPFAQQGQAQAITLQSQAQAQVDMQAQATSVQSMQPGSTQQQQQQQAQFLQGTRLLHSNQSTQLILQAAFPIQQQGSTFTTAQQQQQQQQQQQRHQQRQQKPQTQKQQKSHRTDSSSTQSQ